The following proteins are co-located in the Apis mellifera strain DH4 linkage group LG11, Amel_HAv3.1, whole genome shotgun sequence genome:
- the LOC409476 gene encoding nuclear cap-binding protein subunit 1, with protein sequence MSRRRVHEEEDGYERAYKKRRRVSENQEIEDRLESLILRVGEKSTSSLESNLEGLASVLEADLGLFRSKILRILTECAIRMPEKCTIYTTLVGLLNAKNFNFGGEFVDYMVKNFKDALKACKWDVARYSLRFLADLVNCHVLSCGSLMQLFDNMLDTANEDGVPQVRRDWYVYAVLSTLPWVGRELYEKKEQELDHLMVTIEIFLNKRNKKHQPALRVWSSDTPHPQEEYLDCLWAQVRKLRQDNWAEKHIPRPYLAFDSILCEALQHNLPTIMPPPHHESYSYPLPTVVFRMFDYTDCPAEGPLLPGSHAIERFLIEEHLRQIINNYFFERKDCAAQLLNFPYKAKIPLDYCIVEVIFGELFRLPAPKHLEICYGSILIELCKLQPSTMPQVLAQATEILFRRIDSMAATAFDRFVWWFAYHLSNFQFRWSWEDWDSCLQRDPEHPRPKFIREVLLKALRLSYYQRIRDMMPESYAELIPAPPEPIYKYTSEGASSLPGTAAAHELVVSIRRKCTPEEVLNVLNTLPGPRENEETNNFNPLKIDVFVQTLLNLGSKSFSHSFAAIGKFHYVFQVLAETEEAQICILRNMYALWKNHYQMMVVLTDKFLKTGIIECSAIANWIFSKEMVSEFTKLYIWEILHLTIRKKNKHVTKLSTELAEAREKLRRAESRSGSSSEDEDNNKDRNREKPSEDVVERMEEKLETAQADQKNLFLIIFQRFIMILSEHLGRCDTDGIDYNTHWYKWTIGRLQQVFLTHHEQVQKYSSTLETLLFTPDLDPHILDVFHQFVSLRA encoded by the exons atgagtcGCAGAAGAGTTCATGAAGAGGAAGATGGATAtg aacgaGCGTATAAAAAACGTAGAAGAGTATCAGAGAATCAAGAAATTGAAGACCGACTTGAATCTCTTATTCTGAGAGTAGGAGAAAAATCTACATCTTCTTTAGAAAGTAACTTAGAAGGTTTAGCTTCAGTGTTAGAAGCTGATCTTGGACTCTTTCGTAGCAAAATTCTTAGGATTCTAACTGAATGTGCAATTAGAATGCCAgaaaaatgtacaatttatACCACACTTGTTGGATTACTAAAtgcaaagaattttaattttggtgGTGAATTTGTTGATTATAtggtgaaaaattttaaagatgcaTTGAAAGCTTGTAAATGGGATGTAGCTAGATATTCATTAAGATTTTTAGCTGATTTAGTAAACTGCCATGTCTTATCTTGTGGATCTTTAATGCAACTCTTTGATAATATGTTAGATACTGCTAATGAAGATGGTGTTCCTCAAGTAAGACGTGATTG gTACGTCTATGCTGTATTATCAACATTACCTTGGGTAGGAAgagaattatatgaaaaaaaagaacaagagtTAGATCATTTAATGGTGACaatagagatatttttaaacaaaagaaataaaaaacatcaACCAGCTTTAAGAGTTTGGTCAAGTGATACACCTCATCCtcaagaagaatatttagatTGTTTATGGGCTCAAGTGAGAAAACTTAGACAGGACAATTGGGCAGAGAAACATATTCCTAGACCATATCTAgcatttgattcaattttgtGTGAAGCATTACAGCATAATTTACCTACTATAATGCCACCACCACATCATGAATCTTATTCTTATCCATTACCTACAGTAGTATTTCGCATGTTTGATTATACAGATTGTCCAGCTGAAGGACCATTATTACCTGGAAGTCATGCTATAGAACGTTTTCTTATAGAAGAACATTTAAGACAAATTAtcaataactatttttttgaaagaaaagattg tgCAGctcaattattgaattttccatATAAAGCAAAAATACCATTAGATTATTGCATTGTTGAAGTAATATTTGgtgaattatttagattacCAGCACCAAAGCATTTAGAAATATGCTATGGATCAATTTTGATTGAACTTTGTAAATTACAACCATCAACAATGCCAcag GTTTTGGCTCAAGcaacagaaattttattccgtCGCATAGATAGTATGGCTGCAACTGCTTTTGATCGTTTTGTATGGTGGTTTGCATATCATTTAAGCAATTTTCAGTTTCGTTGGTCTTGGGAAGATTGGGATTCTTGTTTACAACGTGATCCAGAGCATCCACGAccaaaatttattcgagaagtattattaaaagctTTAcg ATTATCATATTACCAAAGAATACGAGATATGATGCCTGAATCATATGCTGAATTAATTCCTGCACCTCCAGAacctatttataaatatacttctGAAGGTGCCA gttCACTTCCAGGTACAGCAGCAGCTCATGAATTAGTTGTTTCGATTAGACGTAAATGTACACCGGAAGAAGTACTTAATGTGTTAAATACATTACCAGGTCCtagagaaaatgaagaaacaaataatttcaatccttTAAAGATCGATGTTTTTGTACagacattattaaatttaggtTCGAAAAGTTTTAGCCACAGTTTTGCTGCAAtaggaaaatttcattatgtttTTCAA gtTCTTGCAGAAACTGAAGAAGCtcaaatatgtattttgaGAAATATGTATGCATTATGGAAGAATCATTATCAAATGATGGTGGTTTTAactgataaatttttgaaaactggAATAATCGAATGCAGTGCCATTGCCAATTGGATATTTTCTAAAGAGATGGTGTCAGAATTTACCaa attatatatttgggAAATTCTTCACTTAacaattcgaaaaaagaacaaaCATGTAACAAAATTAAGCACAGAATTAGCGGAAGCTCGTGAGAAATTGAGAAGAGCAGAAAGTAGATCAGGTTCATCATCAGAGGATGAAGACAATAACAAAGATAGAAATAGGGAAAAACCATCAGAAGATGTAGTggaaagaatggaagaaaagtTGGAAACAGCACAAGCAGatcagaaaaatttgttcCTTATCATTTTTcag CGTTTTATAATGATTCTTTCGGAACATCTTGGACGATGTGATACTGATGGAATAGACTACAATACTCACTGGTACAAATGGACCATAGGTAGATTACAGCAAGTGTTTTTAACT catCATGAACaagttcaaaaatattcatcaacaTTAGAGACTTTACTTTTTACACCAGATCTGGATCCTCATATCTTAGATGTTTTCCATCAATTCGTTTCTTTACGAGCATAA
- the LOC409475 gene encoding 26S proteasome non-ATPase regulatory subunit 2, with the protein MPESVKVESKTNKEVRSGKEEDKNELSEEDKLLQEELTNLVERLQDPNTNLHYLALESLRNHIRASTTSMTSVPKPLKFMRPHYDTMKSIYEKIIDAKSKELCSDVISVLAMTMGEGRECLKYRLTGSALAIGEWGHEYVRHLSGELAGEWDELTDDAEAISKKLIALVHEIVPYNMAHNAETEACDLLMEIERLDLLEQYVDESAYQRVCLYLTSCVPYVADPENSTLLHAAAKLYRKFGQYPQAVRLAMQLNDLPLIEDIFTNCTDLSIQKQLAFMLGRQQIFLELPESTPEYDDLVEIMSNSLLNYHFLNLARELDIMEPKTPEDVYKSHLENSRSPFGGGQVDSARQNLAASFVNGFVNAAFGQDKLLVEDGNKWLYKNKEHGMLSATASLGLVLLWDVDGGLTPIDKYLYSSEDYIKSGALLACGLVNCRVRIECDPALALLSDYVLHSSNTMRIGAIVGLGLAYAGSNREAVYGLLIPVLSDPKSSWEVIGVAGLALGMVAVGSCNAYVTTTIMHALMEKSEADLKDTYARFLPLGLGLCFLGKQEAAEAIIAALEIVPEPFKSMSTTLVEVCAYAGTGNVLKIQHLLHICSEHYEPSNEKEDKSDRKDKDKKEEKKEDKTKDLSSRQAIAVLGIALIAMGEEIGAEMAYRTFGHLLRYCEPVIRRSVPLALGLISVSNPKLNILDTLSKFSHDSDPEVAHNAIFAMGLVGAGTNNARLAAMLRQLAQFHAKDPNNLFMVRIAQGLTHLGKGTLTLSPYHSDRQVLSPVALAGLLATLIGFLDVKNIILGRSHYLLYTLAVAMQPRMLVTFDEKLNPLAVPVRVGLAVDVVGQAGKPKTITGFQTHTTPVLLAYGERAELATEEYIPLTPIMEGFVILRKNPDFIP; encoded by the exons atGCCTGAAAGCGTGAAAGTAGAATCAAAGACGAATAAGGAAGTCAGaagtggaaaagaagaagataaaaatgaattg tcTGAAGAAGATAAACTCTTGCAAGAGGAGTTAACTAACCTCGTCGAACGCTTACAAGATCCCAatacaaatttacattatttagcTTTAGAATCTTTACGTAATCATATTCGTGCATCCACCACATCAATGACCAGTGTTCCAAAACCTCTTAAATTTATGAGACCTCATTATGATACTATGAAATCCATCTATGAAAAGATAATAGATGCAAAGTCTAAGGAATTATGTTCTGATGTTATTTCTGTTCTTGCTATGACAATGGGTGAAGGTAGAGAATGTCTTAAATATAGACTTACTGGATCTGCTTTAGCTATTGGAGAATGGGGACATGAATATGTTAGACATTTATCAGGAGAATTAGCAGGTGAATGGGATGAATTAACAGATGATGCAGAAGCTATTAGTAAGAAACTAATAGCTCTAGTACATGAAATTGTACCTTATAATATGGCACATAATGCAGAAACTGAAGCCTGTGATTTATTGatggaaattgaaagattAGATTTATTGGAACAATATGTAGATGAAAGTGCATATCAAAgagtttgtttatatttaacaagttGTGTACCATATGTAGCAGATCCAGAAAATAGTACTCTACTTCACGCTGctgcaaaattatatagaaagttTGGTCAGTATCCTCAAGCTGTTAGATTGGCAATGCAATTAAATGATTTGCCACTTATTgaagatatatttacaaaCTGTACTGATTT GTCAATACAAAAACAATTAGCATTTATGCTAGGTAGACAACAGATTTTTTTGGAACTTCCAGAATCTACTCCAGAATATGATGATTTGGTAGAAATCATGtccaattcattattaaattatcatttcctCAATCTTGCTCGTGAATTGGATATAATGGAACCAAAAACACCAGAAGATGTATACAAATCACACTTAGAAAATTCTAGATCTCCATTTGGTGGTGGTCAAGTAGATTCAGCAAGACAAAATCTTGCTGCAAGTTTTGTTAATGGTTTCGTGAATGCAGCTTTTGGGCAAGACAAACTATTAGTTGAAGATGGAAACAAATGGTTGTACAAAAACAAAGAACATGGAATGCTCAGTGCAACAGCATCTCTTGGTCTCGTTTTATTATGGGACGTCGATGGAGGCTTAACACCGATAGAcaaatatctttattcttctgaagattatattaaatctggCGCTTTATTAGCTTGTGGTCTTGTTAATTGTCGCGTGAGGATTGAATGTGATCCTGCATTAGCTCTTTTATCTGATTATGTGTTACACAGTAGTAACACAATGCGTATTGGTGCAATCGTTGGTCTTGGATTAGCATATGCAGGATCAAATCGAGAAGCTGTTTATGGTCTTTTAATTCCTGTACTTAGCGATCCTAAATCTAGCTGGGAAGTCATTGGTGTAGCAGGTCTTGCTTTAGGAATGGTTGCAGTAGGTTCTTGCAATGCTTATgttacaacaacaataatgCATGCTCTTATGGAGAAATCGGAAGCAGATCTTAAAGATACCTACGCTCGATTTCTACCTTTAGGTCTCGGATTATGTTTCTTAGGCAAACAAGAAGCTGCAGAAGCTATAATAGCAGCCTTAGAAATAGTACCTGAACCTTTCAAATCAATGTCCACGACTTTAGTAGAAGTATGTGCATATGCTGGTACTGGCAATGTCTTGAAAATTCAACATCTCTTGCACATTTGTTCTGAACATTACGAACcatcaaatgaaaaagaagacaaAAGCGATCGTAAGGataaagataagaaagaagaaaaaaaagaagataaaacaaaagatTTGAGTTCAAGACAGGCAATTGCTGTTCTTGGTATTGCTTTGATTGCAATGGGAGAAGAAATTGGTGCTGAAATGGCATACAGAACATTTGGTCATTTATTACGTTATTGTGAACCTGTTATTAGACGATCTGTTCCTCTTGCACTTGGACTTATATCAGTTTCCAATCCGAAACTGAATATACTTGATACATTATCCAAATTTTCTCATGATAGTGATCCAGAAGTAGCACATAATGCTATCTTTGCAATGGGTTTAGTTGGAGCTGGAACAAACAATGCAAGATTGGCAGCAATGTTAAGACAACTTGCTCAGTTTCACGCAAAAGATCCAAATAATTTGTTCATGGTTCGTATTGCACAAGGTTTGACGCATCTTGGTAAAGGAACTTTAACTTTATCTCCATATCATAGTGATAGACAAGTATTAAGTCCTGTAGCTCTTGCTGGACTTTTAGCTACATTAATTGGTTTTCTCGATGTAAAAAACA tcaTTTTAGGTCGATCTCATTATTTGTTGTACACATTAGCAGTTGCAATGCAACCAAGAATGTTAGTAacatttgatgaaaaattaaatcctcTAGCTGTACCAGTAAGAGTTGGTCTTGCTGTAGATGTCGTAGGTCAAGCGGGAAAACCTAAAACTATTACTGGTTTTCAAACACACACAACTCCTGTTTTATTAGCTTACGGTGAAAGAGCAGAACTTGCAACTGAAGAATATATTCCTTTAACACCAATTATGGAaggttttgtaattttaaggaaaaatcCGGACTTTATaccttaa
- the LOC100576153 gene encoding odorant receptor 13a, whose amino-acid sequence MDKQQYFYYISIHSYIGTAIVANLIASCDTMYMLYAQHAYALFAIVSYELKTIHILNTNNLINVTDHHLLEKYKNITLLSKDEKKVYRKLFICIKNHQNAIKYSNLLESLFTKSILVQLFFNVLCLSITGVETVIKLGNLSEMMRFGSFTFAQAVHIFFLCLPGQRLLNHSEELHVSACEVTWYIFPKKYQNLYKFLLARSLIFSKLTAFKVTTLSMQTFLAIIQTAMSYFTVLLSTT is encoded by the exons ATGGACaaacaacaatatttttattatatatctatacattCGTACATTGGAACAGCTATAGTCGCGAATTTAATTGCTTCTTGTGATACTATGTATATGCTATATGCTCAACATGCCTATGCTTTATTTGCAATTGTAAG ttatgaattaaaaactatacatattttgaatacaaataatttgataaatgtcACAGATCATCATTtactcgaaaaatataaaaatattacattattatcaaAAGATGAGAAGAAAGTTTACAGAAAATTGttcatttgcataaaaaatcatcaaaatgcAATAAA ATATTCAAATCTTCTTGAATCACTATTTACTAAATCCATACTTgttcaattattctttaatgttCTTTGTCTTAGTATTACAGGAGTTGAA acTGTAATAAAATTAGGTAATTTAAGTGAAATGATGAGATTTGGATCATTTACATTTGCACAAGCTGttcacatattttttctttgtcttCCTGGGCAAAGATTATTGAATCATAGTGAAGAACTGCATGTTTCAgc gtGCGAAGTAACCTGGTatatttttcctaaaaaatatcagaatttatataaatttttacttgcaAGATCTTTGATATTTAGTAAATTGACAGCTTTTAAAGTGACAACCTTGTCTATGCAAACATTTTTAGCA attattcaaACTGCAATGAGTTATTTTACTGTGTTGTTATCAACTACATGA
- the LOC413916 gene encoding transmembrane protein 64, which produces MDIINIEDVETGVRSSKNSTSIQCNCIHSNSICYIAVTIATLALLGAIVFICRDYIKVLLYWIEHQNIWIVTVIFIALFTVVSFPIVIGYLFLIIASGYLFGILRGIVMVVLSANLGIAIAHVTLSLLSSKLPIGTLMQNDTARAILRVISGSQAFKVVLLARLTPIPFGLQNTIFAISNMGGIQYHIASALGLLPAQIINIYLGSSLRSMQDVLEDKSTAATSYIVFCFQILIGISLMVYVVQKARRELQLALLEADLASMADTSHYLLDTLPDSKIVLTNLIA; this is translated from the exons atggatataattaatatagaagatGTGGAAACTGGTGTTCGTTCATCTAAAAATTCTACTTCAATACAATGCAATTGTattcattcaaattcaatatgtTATATTGCTGTAACAATTGCTACTCTGGCTCTTTTGGGTGCAATCGTTTTTATCTGCAGAGATTATATTAAAGTGTTACTTTATTGGATTGAACATCAGAATATATGGATCGTTACTGTAATATTCATTGCATTGTTCACAGTGGTCTCATTTCCTATTGTAATtggttatttatttcttattattgccAGTGGTTATCTGTTTGGCATATTAAGAGGTATTGTCATGGTAGTATTATCTGCCAATTTGGGAATAGCTATAGCACATGTAACTCTTAGTTTGTTATCATCTAAATTACCTATTGGAACTCTTATGCAAAATGATACTGCAAGAGCAATACTCAGAGTTATATCTGGATCACAAGCTTTCAAAGTTGTGTTACTTGCAAGATTAACTCCTATTCCTTTTGGTctacaaaatacaatttttgcg ataagtAATATGGGTGGCATTCAATATCATATAGCTAGTGCATTAGGATTATTGCCTGCTCAgatcatcaatatttatttgggCAGTAGTTTAAGATCTATGCAAGATGTTCTTGAAGATAAATCAACAGCAGCAACTAGTTATATCGTCTTCTGTTTTCaa atTTTAATAGGTATTTCATTGATGGTATATGTTGTACAAAAAGCACGTAGAGAACTTCAATTAGCATTATTAGAGGCTGATCTTGCCTCAATGGCTGATACTTCTCATTATCTTCTTGATACATTACCAGATTCTAAAATTGTTTTGACAAATCTAATTGcctaa
- the LOC412944 gene encoding VWFA and cache domain-containing protein 1 has product MSQFVKRILLLGFAITMLINVHSSADEDTNANTKCQFGKTLRKQVNAEPLNGTCLRDIVIRLSNEFRSITDAELGLKPFQKMLGEIEFMNVSSSLNMKLNLLVDKLNNKLLSYAKVLKQSYNIIQPILAKNENLFEYSESTNGLDLVSNGLADFCSQIAQELAIHLRNQEWKNLHLLPFMYPVTMCGPPSAGHNIGPLLLSQYCPKKNVLLLIEHAMFMSEGDITLAQITAETIIDMLSYTDHVNVIGLSNNSSIHCKDGLLKATDVNKFQLSRYIHSLNRIETNDTIEFDFNKLLQHVKGEIVFIHLTNTLKLTSHLRKIKNMISTEKVNGYIKTILILSDQESHSNIKNYNDIVTLPTQNILGFEVSKLFSNLKCSEDHKKDYYLSDPYFDLYSKTMTLSIGHITNKALISLDIKLRNFLDDITYFNAGAHVYAVLFDNKGIVWISKDFPRMETIIDQPLRVHLHHIENISYETVKIMIEEYEGVINVKTQLGKQKWYRWKHLTYTDLIVCLISATNESTLSIAKLVPTLSMNILHHRLDLLMHSFADKEILCTYHNKLLSLSMGVVYLSPWCFQSPTEQLKLLETGTAVTMQSYMAYLKDLTGLLANPGLHQSVRPDVAMLTQMLAYFKIRHIESALNKFIIRRYIIGVVSGVLEIYPGIMLDSGFDPKRRTWYGKALEHPGKLVFTSPYLGAGGSGYIVTLSHTIHRNSESIIKDDAIAIVSMDVALGFISRLLKEMFPFCNNLTVKCFLMDDKGYLVSHPALLEPTGKIEQQHLTHKELLVANDILNHELFVKKKACINYLDGTVQRYYQFNTSLDEILTNIVHGEHCVKYQVAAVPGTNIFLGIVNVTCNLLRAFCPCSTMDRSCLNCKRMEQTECECPCECALYYSNCAEYTINEINLEPCPAPYEQGGNSQMSWIQSTNLKTCPSIDCKIFKMENDCLGIIGCQWCHIDNDGETPLQVPFCSDMSVCFRGILGSFMPLSDGTYNSQSTEEITIHEWPSVGPVAGGILAFLLILGLMLFCYRLRSVQSGLEHQCLHIHTSPDMLRMTHLEGDAEPMELEQTKNNLDSLIRDGIEPISPYRVSSNYRKPPGGDSDHGYSTMTPHDDSEQQTFAEPLLVVGNNTEPDLRRQSICLPSPITHLGSHHVLAPVTVHCNMEANFC; this is encoded by the exons ATGAGTCAATTTGTcaagagaatattattattaggatTTGCAATAACCATGCTCATAAATGTGCATAGTTCAGCTGATGAGGATACAAACGCAAATACAAAATGTCAATTTGGCAAAACCCTGCGAAAGCAGGTAAATGCGGAACCACTTAATGGGACTTGTTTGCGAGACATTGTGATTCGATTGTCGAATGAATTTCGGTCAATTACTGATGCAGAACTTGGTTTGAAGCCATTTCAGAAAATGCTTGGTGAAATAGAGTTTATGAATGTCTCAAGTAGTTTAAATATGAAACTGAATTTACTTgtggataaattaaataacaaactaTTATCTTATGCAAAAGTTTTAAAACAGAGTTATAACATTATACAACCGATCTtagcaaaaaatgaaaatctattTGAATATTCTGAATCTACAAATGGATTAGATTTAGTATCAAATGGATTGGCTGATTTTTGTTCACAAATTGCACAAG aattggcAATCCATTTGAGAAAtcaagaatggaaaaatttacatCTTTTGCCTTTTATGTATCCAGTTACTATGTGTGGTCCACCTAGTGCAGGACATAATATTGGACCTCTTTTATTATCTCAGTACTGTCCAAAAAAGAATGTATTGTTATTGATTGAACATGCTATGTTTATGTCTGAAGGAGATATTACCTTAGCTCAAATAACTGCAGAGACAATAATTGATATGTTGTCTTATACAGATCATGTTAATGTTATTGGTCTTTCTAATAATAGTTCTATTCATTGCAAGGATGGTTTATTGAAAGCTACagatgttaataaatttcaactatCACGTTATATTCACAGTTTAAATAGAAtag aaacaaatgatacaatagaatttgattttaataaattattacaacatGTAAAAGgagaaatagtttttatacatttaactaATACACTTAAGCTTACATCTcatttacgaaaaataaaaaatatgatttctaCAGAAAAAGTAAACGGCtacataaaaacaatattaattctttcag ATCAAGAATCacattcaaatattaagaattacaaTGATATTGTAACTCTTCCTACACAAAATATACTTGGCTTTGaagtatcaaaattattttctaacttGAAATGTTCTGAGGATCataagaaagattattatttgtcTGAtccatattttgatttatatagtaAAACTATGACTTTGTCTATTGggcatattacaaataaagcattaatatctttagatattaaattacgaaattttcttgatgatataacatattttaatgctGGTGCACATGTATATGctgtattatttgataataaaggTATAGTTTGGATTAGTAAAGATTTTCCAAGAATGGAAACAATAATAGATCAACCGCTCAGAGTTCATTTACatcatatagaaaatattagttatgaaactgttaaaataatgattgaagAATATGAAGGTGTTATAAACGTTAAAACACAATTAGGCAAACAG aaatggtATCGATGGAAACATTTAACATACACGGATTTAATAGTATGCTTAATATCAGCAACTAATGAAAGCACATTATCTATTGCAAAATTAGTACCAACATtgtcaatgaatattttacatcATCGTCTCGATCTTTTAATGCATAGTTTTGCcgataaagaaattctttgtacttatcataataaacttttatctttat CAATGGGAGTAGTCTATCTTTCTCCATGGTGCTTTCAATCCCCAACAGAACAACTTAAATTGTTAGAAACTGGAACTGCTGTAACAATGCAAAGTTATATggcatatttaaaagatttaacagGCTTATTAGCTAATCCTGGTCTACATCAATCTGTTAGACCAGATGTAGCTATGTTGACTCAAATGTTggcttattttaaaattagacaTATAGAAAgtgctttaaataaatttatcataagaag atatatcatTGGAGTTGTAAGTGGAGTATTAGAGATATATCCAGGAATTATGCTCGATTCTGGTTTTGATCCTAAAAGAAGAACATGGTATGGAAAAGCATTGGAGCATCCTGGAAAGTTAGTTTTTACGTCTCCTTATTTAGGTGCTGGTGGTTCTGGATATATTGTTACTTTAAGTCATACAATTCATCGTAATTcagaatcaattattaaagatgATGCTATTGCAATTGTATCTATGGATGTAGCTTTAGGTTTTATTTCAAGACttttgaaagaaatgtttCCATTTTGCAACAATTTGACGGTAAAATGTTTTCTAATGGATGATAAAGGATATTTAGTATCACATCCAGCATTATTAGAACCAACCGGTAAAATTGAACAACAACATTTAACTCATAAAGAATTGTTAGTtgcaaatgatatattaaatcacGAACTATTTGTGAAGAAAAAAGcttgcataaattatttagatgGTACTGTACAaagatattatcaatttaatacgTCACTTGATGAAATTCTTACAAATATAGTTCATGGTGAACATTGTGTTAAATATCAAGTAGCAGCTGTACCAGgaactaatatatttttaggaatAGTTAATGTgacttgtaatttattaagagCTTTTTGTCCATGTAGTACAATGGATCGTTCatgtttaaattgtaaaagaatGGAACAAACTGAATGTGAATGTCCTTGTGAATGtgctttatattattctaattgcgcagaatatactataaatgaaataaatcttgaaCCTTGCCCAGCACCATATGAACAAGGAGGAAATTCACAAATGTCTTGGATACAATCtacaaatttgaaaacatGTCCATCAATTGATTGTAAGATATTCAAAATGGAAAATGACTGTTTAGGAATTATAGGTTGCCAATGGTGTCATATAGATAATGATGGAGAAACGCCATTGCAAGTACCGTTTTGTAGCGATATGTCTGTATGTTTTAGAGGCATTCTTGGATCTTTTATGCCACTTAGTGATGGCACTTATA ATTCTCAATCAACAGAAGAAATTACAATACATGAATGGCCATCGGTTGGACCTGTAGCTGGTGGAATATTAGcatttcttttgatattaGGATTAATGCTATTTTGTTATAGACTTCGGTCTGTTCAGTCTGGTTTAGAACATCAATGTTTACACATACATACTTCACCTGATATGTTACGTATGACTCACTTAGAAGGCGATGCAGAACCCATGGAATTggaacaaacaaaaaataatttagattctcTTATAAGAGATGGCATAGAACCTATATCACCATACAGGGTTTCTTCAAATTATAGGAAACCACCTGGAGGTGATAGTGATCATGGATATAGTACTATGACACCTCATGATGATTCTGAACAACAAACATTTGCTGAACCATTACTAGTAGTTGGTAATAATACTGAACCTGATTTAAGAAGACAATCTATTTGTCTTCCTTCTCCAATAACTCATTTAGGATCTCATCACGTTTTAGCGCCAGTTACCGTTCATTGTAACATGGAAGCAAATTTTTGTTGA